Proteins from a genomic interval of Kribbella aluminosa:
- a CDS encoding phosphotransferase, translated as MAHAAGVRLPYSDLPSGVRGWVERTLGSAVVSATTQRGGFSPGTAARLVTASGRRAFLKAVGTSLNPKTPSLFRLEITAMQEIGRLPMAPELYEVYDDGDWVGMLFEDIEGRLPAHPWEQYDADRVLDALAELTDVLDPSPWPEAPVVAVRSHDFLSRWEDVLADGIAVPPWVVPEQFAELARTGVSALAEGKALAHYDLRADNIILTDDRVVFIDWAHPGLAPRWTDTVILYAEMRGSVTLPELPDDEAITGFIAAVAGGLWWGSAQPAPPGIPTMRAWQREHALAHLDWVRDRMQRF; from the coding sequence ATGGCGCACGCTGCTGGGGTCCGGTTGCCCTATTCCGATCTGCCGTCGGGTGTCCGCGGGTGGGTGGAGCGCACGCTCGGCTCCGCCGTGGTGTCGGCCACGACCCAGCGGGGCGGCTTCTCCCCCGGTACGGCGGCACGCCTGGTGACCGCCTCCGGCCGCCGGGCGTTCCTGAAGGCCGTCGGTACGTCGCTGAACCCGAAGACGCCCTCGCTGTTCCGGCTGGAGATCACCGCGATGCAGGAGATCGGCCGGCTCCCGATGGCGCCGGAGCTGTACGAGGTGTACGACGACGGCGACTGGGTCGGGATGCTCTTCGAGGACATCGAGGGGCGGCTCCCGGCGCACCCGTGGGAGCAGTACGACGCGGACCGGGTGCTGGACGCCCTGGCGGAGCTGACCGACGTACTGGACCCGTCGCCGTGGCCGGAGGCTCCTGTCGTCGCCGTACGCAGCCATGACTTCCTGAGCCGCTGGGAGGACGTGCTGGCGGACGGTATCGCCGTACCGCCGTGGGTTGTCCCCGAGCAGTTCGCGGAGCTGGCCCGCACCGGGGTCAGCGCGCTGGCGGAGGGCAAGGCGCTGGCGCACTACGACCTGCGGGCCGACAACATCATCCTGACCGACGACCGGGTGGTGTTCATCGACTGGGCGCACCCGGGGCTGGCACCGCGCTGGACGGACACGGTGATCCTCTACGCGGAGATGCGCGGCTCGGTGACGCTGCCGGAGCTCCCGGACGACGAGGCGATCACAGGGTTCATAGCGGCCGTCGCGGGCGGCCTGTGGTGGGGTTCCGCGCAACCTGCGCCACCGGGTATCCCTACGATGCGGGCATGGCAGCGGGAGCACGCCCTGGCGCACCTGGACTGGGTACGGGACCGGATGCAGCGTTTCTGA